In Oxalobacteraceae sp. CFBP 8761, the following are encoded in one genomic region:
- the dapF gene encoding diaminopimelate epimerase: protein MKLKFTKMHGAGNDFIVVDAINQQVDLSVAQWRRLADRRFGIGADQILVVERPTDAGVDFRYRIFNNDGGEVEQCGNGSRAFVRFVVDKGLTQARSIRVQTMSGIINPRLEDDGSVTVDMGAPRLVPADVPFDEAGLAGMVQGDDTLWPLPVGDETVFVSVVSMGNPHAVQVVDDVDAAPVEETGPLIERHVRFPKRVNAGYLQVIDRHHIRLRVFERGAGETLACGTGACAAVVAGIRRGLLDSPVRVSARGGELSIAWAGPDQPVYLSGPAVSVFEGEVEI from the coding sequence ATGAAACTGAAATTTACCAAGATGCACGGCGCCGGCAACGACTTCATCGTCGTCGATGCAATCAACCAGCAAGTCGACTTGAGCGTTGCGCAATGGCGCCGTCTGGCCGACCGCCGCTTCGGCATCGGCGCCGACCAGATCCTGGTCGTGGAACGCCCGACCGACGCTGGCGTGGACTTTCGCTATCGCATCTTCAACAACGATGGCGGCGAGGTCGAACAGTGCGGCAACGGCTCGCGCGCCTTCGTGCGCTTTGTCGTCGACAAGGGGCTGACACAGGCGCGCAGCATTCGCGTCCAGACCATGTCGGGCATCATCAATCCGCGCCTGGAAGACGATGGCAGCGTCACGGTCGACATGGGGGCGCCGCGCCTCGTGCCGGCCGACGTGCCGTTCGACGAGGCCGGCCTGGCCGGCATGGTCCAGGGCGACGACACACTTTGGCCATTGCCGGTCGGCGATGAGACCGTCTTCGTGTCGGTCGTGTCGATGGGCAATCCGCATGCGGTGCAGGTGGTCGACGATGTCGATGCGGCGCCAGTGGAAGAGACGGGTCCGCTGATCGAGCGCCACGTGCGCTTTCCAAAACGCGTCAATGCCGGCTACTTGCAAGTGATCGACCGGCACCATATCCGCTTGCGCGTGTTCGAGCGCGGCGCGGGCGAGACGCTGGCCTGTGGCACCGGCGCCTGCGCCGCGGTCGTGGCCGGCATCCGGCGCGGCCTGCTCGATTCGCCCGTGCGCGTCTCGGCCCGTGGTGGCGAGCTGAGCATCGCCTGGGCCGGCCCGGATCAGCCGGTGTATCTGAGCGGCCCGGCCGTGTCGGTGTTTGAAGGCGAAGTCGAGATCTGA